Below is a genomic region from Sneathia vaginalis.
CAAAAGTTCGAATCTAAAATGAAGTCATATAAGTTAGAAGCAACAATAGTTACAAACAAGGGGGATATTAACCTATTTTTAAGCCCTGAATATGCACCAGAAACAGTTGCAAACTTTGTATATTTATCTAAGAGAAACTTCTATGATGATATGAAATTTCATAATGTAGTATTAAATGACCTTATACAATCTGGAGATAGTAAAGGAGATACTACAGGTACAGCAGGATATTTTATTAAAGATGAAATAACTAATGATTTAAACTTTGATATTGAAGGTGTAATTGCTATGGCAAAATCAAGAGATAATGGTCCAGCAAGCTCACAATTCTTTATTACTCTAAAAAGAAAAGAAGAATTTGATGGTAAATACACTGTATTTGGTAGATTAAAAACTAAAAATGATATTAAAGTAGCAAAGAGTATAAGAGAAGGAGACGTTATACAAGATGTACAAATAACAGGTAGAAATGTTAATGATTTCTTGAATAACTTTAAAGAACAAACAGCAATTTGGGATACAAAATATATAGGGAGATAGGTGACAATTATGAAAAAAATTTTAATGATTGGTCTATTAATACTAACATGCACATCATGTGCAACAGTAGCATTATTAGGTGTAGGAGCTGGTGCAGGTGTAGCAACAGTACTTGCAGTGCAAAATAAGGATAAAATAGCTAAAGCTTTTTCAAAGAAAGATGAAAAGAAAGAAAATGAAGAAAAGAAAAAAAGAGCAGTAGATTCAAAATATAGTGAAGAAGTAAACGAAGCATTCAAATAGTAGAGAGGCCACAGTGGCCTTTTTACTTTCAAAAAGGAGGACATATGATACAGACTAGCAATCTTTCTATGCAATATGGAGGAAGAAAGCTATTTGATGAAGTAAACGTTAGGTTTATACCAGGTAATTGTTATGGGATTATAGGGGCAAATGGTGCAGGAAAATCAACATTTTTAAAGATATTAAGTGGCGAAATTGAGTCAACTACAGGTGAAGTTGTAATACCAGCTGATAAGAGATTATCATTTTTAAAACAAGATCACTTTGCATATGAAGGTGAAACAGTTTTAAATGTAGTATTAATGGGTCACAAAAAGTTATATGATATAATAACAAAGAGAAACGAATTGTATTCTAAGCTTGAATTTACAGAAGAAGATGGAATATTAGCATCTGAACTTGAAGGTGAATTTGCAGAATTAGATGGTTGGGATGCTGAAACAAATGCAGAAAAGATTTTAATAGGTTTAGGAATAGATGAGAGTCTGTTAAACAAAAAAATGGAATCATTAATTGAAGCAGATAAAGTAAAAGTATTGTTAGCCCAAGCTTTATTTGGAGAACCTGATATACTCCTTTTAGATGAACCGACAAATGGGTTGGATATAAAGGCATGTAATTGGTTAGAAGATTTCATAATTAATTTAGAAAATACAACAGTATTAGTAGTTTCACACGATAGACACTTTTTAAATAAAGTTTGTACACATATAGCAGATATAGACTATGGTAAAGTAAAAATATATGTTGGAAACTATAATTTCTGGTATGAATCTAGTCAACTTTTACAAGAACTATTAAGAAATCAAAATAAGAGAATAGAACAAAAAAGAAAAGAGTTACAGGACTTTATATCTCGTTTCTCAGCTAATGCTTCAAAATCAAAGCAAGCAACTAGTAGAAAAAAAGAATTAGAAAAATTACAATTAGAAGATATACAAGTTTCAAACAGAAAATATCCATTTATAGATTTTAAACCAGAACGTGAAGCTGGTAATAATATGCTAAAAGTTAAGAATATTTCTAAAACTATTAATGGAGAAAAAATATTAGATGATATTAGCTTTGACATTAATACAGGTGAAAAGGTAGTCTTTTTATCTGATAATGACTTAGCAATAACAACCTTATTTAAAATATTAAGTGGCGAATTAGAAGCAGATTCTGGAACTTATGAATGGGGTATTACAACAAGTAGATCATATTTCCCTAAAGACAATAATCAATATTTTGAAAATGTAGAATTGAATTTAATTGATTGGTTGAGACAATATTCGACAGATGAACATGAAGAGTATATACGTGGTTATCTAGGTAGAATGCTTTTTTCAGGTGAAGAGGCTAAAAAAGAAGCTAAAGTCTTATCAGGTGGAGAAAAAGTTAGATGTATGTTAGCACGTATGATGTTATCTACTGCAAATGTACTATTGCTAGATAATCCAACAGATCACCTAGACCTAGAGTCTATAACATCATTAAATAAAGGATTAATTAAGTTCAATGGAACAATCTTATTCACAACAAAAGACCATGAATTTAATCAAACTGTTGCTAATAAGATAATTGATATTAAAGAAGATAAAGTGGTAGTTTCATTATCAACATATGATGAGTATATAGGATTGGAGAGTTAAATTGAAAAAACATGTAGGAAGTCTTGAAGTAATAACTGGTAGTATGTTTTCAGGAAAAAGTGAAGAATTAATACGTAGATTAAGAAGGGCAAAATACGCAAAACAAAAAATGCTTGTTTTTAGTCCGACAATAGATGATAGATACGGAGTAAATGGTATTTATTCACATAATAAAAATAATGTTAGTGCATATTCTGTAAAAGATGTTAATGAAATGACTAAGATATTATATGAAAATCCTGATACTGAAGTAATAGGAATAGACGAAATACAATTTTTTGAAAAGAATGTAGTAGATTTTTGTAAAAAATGTATAGAATTAGGTAAAAGGGTGATAGTAGCAGGCTTAGATTTAGATTTTAAGGGAGTTCCCTTCCAACCATTACCAGAATTAATGGCAATAGCAGATGAAGTTGAAAAATTATCGGCCATATGTACAGTTTGTGGTAATAAGGCATATGCAAGTCAAAGATTAATTGACGGTAAGCCGGCATATGATGATGATCCTTTAGTTGCAGTTGGAAGTGATGAAAAATATGAAGCAAGATGTAGAATGCATCATATTGTTAGAAAAAGAACAGTAAATCCAAATTTAATTGAGTTTATAGTACAATTAGATAGTGATAGTAAGAAAATAGAGGATATTAAAAGTTTATCAGGATATAATATAGTAAAGTTAGATATAAGTAAAAAAGTAAAAGAAATAAGAGAAAATATACTAAAATTACATGGTGAAGATAGAAAGATTGCTATTTTAATACCACATAGTATTTCTAGTAGAATAGAAGGTAAATATGAGGTATTAGACTTAATGGCAGAGTTTGTTAAGTGCTCTAATATTAATATATTATCAGATGATAAATTTGAAAATTTAATAACAACTTGCTCACTAATAAGAAAGTGCGAATTGAATATAAAAAATATATATTTAACATGTGATAATAAGACAGATGTTGAAAAGATTAAAAAGAATATAGGAATTATACCAATATTCATCTAGGAGGAATATTTATGAAAAAATATTTATTATTTAGTTTACTAGTATTATCAGTTAATTTGCAAGCTTCAAAAGTAGTTTCAAGTGATAAAGGTTTTTTTGACAAGATTTTAATAAAAAAAGAAGTATCTGAAAAAATACAAGGTAGATTTGATAGTCAAAACGATATAGCAGTAGTTTCAGATGAAAGTGTTGATGACATAAGAAGTAAAGAAGATGCATTAAATGGATTGAAAAAGCAAATTTCATCATATGCAAAATCTGTATTAGTTGGATACTTAAAGAAGGCTAATTTAGTTGGTGAAGGATTTAATGAATATAAAATGGCTGAATTTAGTGATGAATTAGCAACTCGTATGATACAAGAAAATAGATATGATATTGAAGGTGTTTGGGAAGATAGAAATACTGGTAAATACTATACACTAGTAAAAGTAAATAAAAAAAATATAGATGAAAAATGTAGAAAGATATTTAAAAATAGACTAGAAAAAGTAATACAAGTATTAAATGATTTGAAAGAAGGACTATAATTGATAAAAGTAAGTAAGTTATACAAGTATTACGGCAAGGTATTGGCGAATAATAATATTAACTTTACTATTAATGATGGAGAATTTGTTGTAATTTTAGGACCTTCAGGAGCAGGTAAGTCTACATTACTAAATATATTGGGTGGTATTGATGTTGCAAGTGAAGGGAAAGTTATAATAAATTCAAAAGAAATTTCTAGTATGAATGAAAAGCAATTAACTGAGTATAGAAGAGAATATGTAGGCTTTGTATTCCAGTTCTATAACCTAATGCCAAATTTAACAGCATTAGAAAATGTAGAGCTTGCTTCAGAACTAGTAAAAGATAGTATAGATGCAAAACACGCATTAGAACTAGTCGGTCTAACTCATAGGCTACATAATTTCCCGCAAGAATTATCTGGAGGTGAACAACAACGTGTTGCAATAGCAAGAGCGATTGCTAAAAAACCTAAGATACTTTTGTGTGATGAGCCTACAGGAGCACTAGACTATAATACAGGTAAGCAAGTATTGAAATTACTTTATGATATATGTAAAAAAACTAATACTATTGTTGTAGTAATAACACATAATAAAGCAATATCAAAGATGGCTGATAGGGTTATAGAAATAAGCGATGCTAAGGTAAAAGATGAATATATTAATGAAGTTATTACGCCTATAGAAAAGATAGAGTGGTAAGTATGAAAGCAATAAATAAAGATATATTGAGGGAAATTGTAAAGTCTAAAAGTAGATTTTTAACCCTAATCTTGATTGTTTTTTTAGGCTCTTTAACTTATGTAGGTTTAAATTCAACAGTATATGACATAAAAAAATCTGTAGATACGACAATTAAAAAGAATAATATGTATGATATTAGACTTGATGCACCAGCTGGTTTTACAGATTATGATATAAATTTACTTAAAAATTTTAAGGATGTAGATAAGATTGTATTCTATAACGAAACTATAGACTATGATAAAAAGATTCTATACATAGAATCAGAAAATACAAAATACGATATGTCATATTTACAAAATAAGATAATAAAATCAGGTATAAACATTAAAAAAGTCAGTTTTGTTGCACCAAAAAAGGATAGTTTAAAAAATGTTGCTGTAATATATTTGAAAAATAGTAAAAAGTATAATACTTTTAGTAAGAAATATCTAGATTATGTGAAAAATGTTAAGGAAAATTTAAATGTATTACTTGCTAAAAGACCACTTGAGCGAAAAGAAGAGATAAATAAGGAATTAGATGAAGGTTTAAATAAGTTAAATCAAGGGTTAGACAAATTAAATAGTAAAAGAGAAGACTTAATTAAAAATAGGAATAAAATTCTAATTAGTGAAGGCAAATTAAAAAAAGAAAAAATAAAGTTTTTAAATGCAAAGCAAGAAATTTTAAATGGTAAAGCAGTAATAAAAGAAAATGAAGAAAAAATAAATGAAAAAACTGCTACTTTAAATGGAAAATATGCTGAAGTACTAGATGGTTTAAATAAAATAAATCAAAATTTAAATAAGATGCAAGAAGGTCTTGCAAAAATCAGTGTAGAAGAAAAAAAGATAGATGAAAATGAAAAGAAGTTAAATGATAATTTAGGCTATTTAAGTAAGGAAAAGATACAGGAATATAGAAAAAAGATAAGCGATGGTAGAGCTAAATTAAACTTAGAAAAAGAAAAGATAAATAATACTTTGGAACAAAAAAAATCTCTAGAAGGAATAAAAGCACAACTAGAAAAAGGATTAGCTGAGTTAAAAAATGCTTCTAATACACTAGAGGATAAAGAAAGAAATTTATCAAATCAAGAAAAAGAATATAATGAAAAATATAGTGAAAATTTAAATAAATTTAATGTTTCATATGAAAAATTAAAAGAGGCTAAAATAAAGCTAGTTAAAGGTCATAAAGATATAAGCAAAGTTAAGATGGAATTGCAAAATAAAAAGAATGATCTTGATAAGAAAAAGAAATATTTATTAAAGCCAGCTTATGTAGTAGGTACAAGATATGATAATAACGCTTTTTTAACATTATATAATAATATAAGATCAACTAAGATTATGTGTTATCTATTCCCTGCTTGCTTTTTTGTAATAGGACTTTTTGTTACAGTAACTACTATGATTAGATTTTCAACAGAACAAAGAGTTACTATAGGAGTATATAAGTTTTTAGGATATAAAAATAAGTATATTATAAAAAAATTCTTAATATATGGTTTAGTTCCAACAATAATAGGACTATTTTTAGGAAGTTTAGGTGGAACAATAGTACTTCCAAAAATAATAGCACCAACATTAGTTGTTGACTTTATCCCTATATTCAAAAATATTAAAATATATTTTGTTCCTACATATTCTATTGTAATAGCCATTGCATTTATACTCTCAATAACAATAGCAATACTTGCTGTTGTAATTAAACAATTGAATGAAAAGGTTGTAGACCTTTTAACAGGTAGAGAAAATGAAAAAGGTAAGAGAATATTACTAGAAAAAAGTATATTATGGAAGAGAATGAATTTTTCTAAAAAAATACTATTTAGAAACCTACTTAAGTATAAGGGAAGAATGTTTATGACCATACTTGGAATAGGAGCTTGTACAGCATTAATATATCTAGGTATATCATTACATTATTCAATATCAGATATTACAAGATATCAATATAATAAAGTTAAAAAATATGATGCTGTTGTATATTTCCAATACGATGCACCTATTGAAAAGAAAGAAGAATATTTTAAGAATATATCTAAGTTTTCAAAGATATTTAAACTATACACTGTGCCTGTAAAGTACAGTAAAGATGGTCTTGATTATCAATTATCACATGAGTATTTGATAAGTAATAATGATGAAGACTTTTTCAATTTTAAATTAAATCAAAATGAGTCTGTTATATCAATCAAAACATCTAAGATATTACATAAGAAAAAAGGTAGTAATATTACAGTATATGATATATATAATAGACCTAATAAAATTAATGTAGATGGTGTATTTAAAAACTATATCTACCAATATATTTATACAAAAGATACAACAAAAGAACCAAATGCAGTATTAGTTAAGTTTAATAATAAGACAAAAGATATAGAAAAATTATTAGATAATGAGATAGTATATAGCATTAACACTAAGGAAGATACAAAAGAATTTTTTGAAAAACAAATTAAGAGTTTATCTAATGTAGTAGTATTAATGATAATACTTGGTGCAAGCCTATCCTTTATTGTTACATATAATCTTGGGAATATTAATATAATAGAAAGAAAAAGAGAATTAAGTACATTAAAAGTTTTAGGTTATAGAAAAAGTGAAATGTATTTGTACATCTTTAGGGAAATATTTATACTTGCCATAATCTCAACATTATTTGGCTTGTATATAGGGCGTAAGTTACATTTGTTCTTAGCACTAATGTTTAAGACATCACCTATACAACCAGTAGTTGCATTAAACTATAAGCCATTTTTATTCTCATTTGTATTATCAATGTTTTTTGTAGTCTTAGTCTGCAGCTTATTAATCCAAAAAATAAATAAAATAAATATGATAGAAGCATTGAAAGCGAGTGAATGATGGCAACTAGTTATGAACGATTAGAAATATTAGTAAAAAAAGAAGGCATAGAAAAATTAAATAAATCAAGTTGTATAATATTTGGTGTTGGAGGAGTAGGTTCTTTTGCTGCTGAAGCAATAGCAAGAAGCTTTGTAGGGAATATATCCTTAGTAGACTTTGACACTGTTGATATTACTAATATAAATAGACAAATACATGCTAATATAAATACCGTAGGTAGACTAAAAGTAGAGCTTATGAAAGAAAGAATATTAAGCATTAATCCCAATTGTAATATAAATATATATACTGAAAAGCTTAGTAAAGAAAATATAGAAAAGTTTTTTGATAAAAAATACGATTATGTAATTGATGCAATTGATGATATGGATGCCAAAATAGCTTTAATTAGTTATTGTTTGTATAAAAAAATAAATATAATATCATCAATGGGGTTAGCTAATAGATTAGATCCAACAAAAGTCTACATAGGTAAATTAAAAAATACCATAGGTTGTGGACTTGCAAGAAGATTAAGAAAAGAATTTAAGGATAAGAATATCAATGTAGTTGCATCAACAGAACACGCAATAAAACACGATAAACCCCATCCAGGAAGCGTTAGCTTTGTACCATCTGTTGGGGGATTGATGTTAGCAAGTTATGTTGTGAGAAAAATATTAGAAGAATAGTAAGTATATAATGGAGTGTATAAATTATAAAAATATTTATACACTTTATTTTAAAATAATATATTTTACTATTAATGGAAATGAAAAGAAATCATGAATTGTTATAAAAATAAGAAAGAAATAAATATAGTGAAGCAAGTAATGCAATAGCAGATGTATTCTTTAATAATATTAATCTGAAAATACCCAAGAAATGCAAGATATTCTTAAAGATATATTTTGTAAAATGTTTCAAGCTAAAGTTATGCTGTTAATAAAATAATTATTTCTTAAGGATATAGAGATAATCATATGAATATTTATTCTAATATATAGAGTAAATATTTGATGAAATAGGTGTAAAGTAACAAAATCAATATTTAATAATTGCATATTATAAGAAATTTACAATATAATTCAGGAGTATTTTTGAGCAAGAATATAGTGATTAAGGTACTTTATTTACGATAACCGAACTATACAAAAGTTAGAATAGTAATAATTAGTTATATTATATATAAAATTTATATAAATTAAAAAATATATATGAATTACTTGAAAAAACTTTTACAAATAATTTAAAAAATATATTTTTTATTTATGGTTAAAAAATAGATTATTTTTTTTTAGATAAAGTATTGATTTTTTTTTATAATAAAAATACTAAAAGTAATTTGTAGAACAAAGTATTTTTTTTATACTGGTTAATAAACTATAATATATATTTAAATAAAATAAATTGAAAAAAATAAAAAAAATGATATAATTTATAATAAAAATATAAAGGAGAGATTTTTTATGAAACAATTGAACAAATCAACAATTGATTTTTTTCAAAATGATGAAGATGATTGGTGTATAACATGTGACGCACGCGATAGATGTGATTCTTGCGACGCTACTGATTGGGGAGATAGCGATTGTGGAAATTGTGATTTTGGAAGAGAATGCAAACACATCGGTTAGTATGAGAAGTGGTGATGTTTTTGGGTACTTTTTATAAGTTAATTGAGTTTTGTTTAAAAATAAATTTTAAAAATTTTTCAAAATTATTAATATTAGTTATAATAAAAATTTTATTATTTTTTGCAACTGTATTTTTGCTGAAACAAATGATAAATTTACTTGTTGAAAAACAAGTGAATATAGTTTTTTATTATCTGTTTTACTATATTATTACATTTTTATTTTCTAAATGTATCGTTGTTTATTATGATTATATCCAACAAATATTTAAATTAGAATTGGAATATAAGATAAATAGTATATTTATAGATAAGTGTAAAAATATGTCGATGATTGACTTTGAGAATACAGAAACTTATAATAGTATCCAAA
It encodes:
- a CDS encoding peptidylprolyl isomerase, with the protein product MKKIMLAFIALGLFTTSCTSEKFAAVTESFLGERLFNATEEQKFESKMKSYKLEATIVTNKGDINLFLSPEYAPETVANFVYLSKRNFYDDMKFHNVVLNDLIQSGDSKGDTTGTAGYFIKDEITNDLNFDIEGVIAMAKSRDNGPASSQFFITLKRKEEFDGKYTVFGRLKTKNDIKVAKSIREGDVIQDVQITGRNVNDFLNNFKEQTAIWDTKYIGR
- a CDS encoding ABC-F family ATP-binding cassette domain-containing protein, giving the protein MIQTSNLSMQYGGRKLFDEVNVRFIPGNCYGIIGANGAGKSTFLKILSGEIESTTGEVVIPADKRLSFLKQDHFAYEGETVLNVVLMGHKKLYDIITKRNELYSKLEFTEEDGILASELEGEFAELDGWDAETNAEKILIGLGIDESLLNKKMESLIEADKVKVLLAQALFGEPDILLLDEPTNGLDIKACNWLEDFIINLENTTVLVVSHDRHFLNKVCTHIADIDYGKVKIYVGNYNFWYESSQLLQELLRNQNKRIEQKRKELQDFISRFSANASKSKQATSRKKELEKLQLEDIQVSNRKYPFIDFKPEREAGNNMLKVKNISKTINGEKILDDISFDINTGEKVVFLSDNDLAITTLFKILSGELEADSGTYEWGITTSRSYFPKDNNQYFENVELNLIDWLRQYSTDEHEEYIRGYLGRMLFSGEEAKKEAKVLSGGEKVRCMLARMMLSTANVLLLDNPTDHLDLESITSLNKGLIKFNGTILFTTKDHEFNQTVANKIIDIKEDKVVVSLSTYDEYIGLES
- a CDS encoding thymidine kinase — its product is MKKHVGSLEVITGSMFSGKSEELIRRLRRAKYAKQKMLVFSPTIDDRYGVNGIYSHNKNNVSAYSVKDVNEMTKILYENPDTEVIGIDEIQFFEKNVVDFCKKCIELGKRVIVAGLDLDFKGVPFQPLPELMAIADEVEKLSAICTVCGNKAYASQRLIDGKPAYDDDPLVAVGSDEKYEARCRMHHIVRKRTVNPNLIEFIVQLDSDSKKIEDIKSLSGYNIVKLDISKKVKEIRENILKLHGEDRKIAILIPHSISSRIEGKYEVLDLMAEFVKCSNINILSDDKFENLITTCSLIRKCELNIKNIYLTCDNKTDVEKIKKNIGIIPIFI
- a CDS encoding ABC transporter ATP-binding protein translates to MIKVSKLYKYYGKVLANNNINFTINDGEFVVILGPSGAGKSTLLNILGGIDVASEGKVIINSKEISSMNEKQLTEYRREYVGFVFQFYNLMPNLTALENVELASELVKDSIDAKHALELVGLTHRLHNFPQELSGGEQQRVAIARAIAKKPKILLCDEPTGALDYNTGKQVLKLLYDICKKTNTIVVVITHNKAISKMADRVIEISDAKVKDEYINEVITPIEKIEW
- a CDS encoding ABC transporter permease → MKAINKDILREIVKSKSRFLTLILIVFLGSLTYVGLNSTVYDIKKSVDTTIKKNNMYDIRLDAPAGFTDYDINLLKNFKDVDKIVFYNETIDYDKKILYIESENTKYDMSYLQNKIIKSGINIKKVSFVAPKKDSLKNVAVIYLKNSKKYNTFSKKYLDYVKNVKENLNVLLAKRPLERKEEINKELDEGLNKLNQGLDKLNSKREDLIKNRNKILISEGKLKKEKIKFLNAKQEILNGKAVIKENEEKINEKTATLNGKYAEVLDGLNKINQNLNKMQEGLAKISVEEKKIDENEKKLNDNLGYLSKEKIQEYRKKISDGRAKLNLEKEKINNTLEQKKSLEGIKAQLEKGLAELKNASNTLEDKERNLSNQEKEYNEKYSENLNKFNVSYEKLKEAKIKLVKGHKDISKVKMELQNKKNDLDKKKKYLLKPAYVVGTRYDNNAFLTLYNNIRSTKIMCYLFPACFFVIGLFVTVTTMIRFSTEQRVTIGVYKFLGYKNKYIIKKFLIYGLVPTIIGLFLGSLGGTIVLPKIIAPTLVVDFIPIFKNIKIYFVPTYSIVIAIAFILSITIAILAVVIKQLNEKVVDLLTGRENEKGKRILLEKSILWKRMNFSKKILFRNLLKYKGRMFMTILGIGACTALIYLGISLHYSISDITRYQYNKVKKYDAVVYFQYDAPIEKKEEYFKNISKFSKIFKLYTVPVKYSKDGLDYQLSHEYLISNNDEDFFNFKLNQNESVISIKTSKILHKKKGSNITVYDIYNRPNKINVDGVFKNYIYQYIYTKDTTKEPNAVLVKFNNKTKDIEKLLDNEIVYSINTKEDTKEFFEKQIKSLSNVVVLMIILGASLSFIVTYNLGNINIIERKRELSTLKVLGYRKSEMYLYIFREIFILAIISTLFGLYIGRKLHLFLALMFKTSPIQPVVALNYKPFLFSFVLSMFFVVLVCSLLIQKINKINMIEALKASE
- a CDS encoding tRNA threonylcarbamoyladenosine dehydratase, translated to MATSYERLEILVKKEGIEKLNKSSCIIFGVGGVGSFAAEAIARSFVGNISLVDFDTVDITNINRQIHANINTVGRLKVELMKERILSINPNCNINIYTEKLSKENIEKFFDKKYDYVIDAIDDMDAKIALISYCLYKKINIISSMGLANRLDPTKVYIGKLKNTIGCGLARRLRKEFKDKNINVVASTEHAIKHDKPHPGSVSFVPSVGGLMLASYVVRKILEE